A portion of the Catalinimonas alkaloidigena genome contains these proteins:
- the gldM gene encoding gliding motility protein GldM: protein MAGGKETPRQKLINLMYLVLLAMLALQVSSAIIQKFVFLNKSLENALAETVQRNETQISGIEQAVTQRDNQPKEVKILETAKDLRSRSKTLIEEMEGIKAELITMTGGEATEGVGYNGAKNEDEVAQLMIGPGDTKKGKAYELKSKLNQYTEFLNGLVQQHNLRGIQAFSPLALDAKEDPITKKDKEQKSKDFAQLNFESTPMVAALAVLTDKQSKVATYEATVLNALAAEVGATDIKLGQLIPMARAESRVVAAGTKYRAEMFISGVMRGANPVMRYEGKPLEVDSRGVGVIEFTAAGGNYDADDKLEKTWTAEIVAPDPVTGKDSVYKLTEKYIVAKPVMQIQSASVQALYRNCGNDLSVQVPALGATYDPSFNVKGGSSIKGGKKGEVVVIPTEKSVTLTVSSGGSVIGSQEFNVRPVPKPEIVPYVGNRPANVKIGENGCPRSITMQAIPDDDFKAQLPKEARYGVTAYEVTLARGKRGLGKVDSRGPQVDLSSLAAKAQPGDRLVIEVKEVKRRNFQDKVEDINIGTSSSIINIPIN, encoded by the coding sequence ATGGCAGGAGGAAAAGAAACACCACGTCAGAAGCTTATCAACCTGATGTATCTGGTGCTACTTGCGATGCTCGCCCTGCAAGTGAGTTCAGCAATTATTCAAAAGTTCGTCTTTCTGAATAAGAGCTTGGAAAATGCACTTGCTGAGACTGTTCAGCGCAACGAAACTCAGATCAGCGGTATTGAACAAGCAGTTACGCAACGTGATAACCAACCCAAGGAAGTAAAGATCCTGGAAACCGCGAAAGACCTTCGTTCACGCAGCAAAACGCTGATCGAAGAAATGGAAGGTATCAAAGCCGAACTCATCACGATGACAGGCGGCGAAGCGACCGAAGGCGTTGGCTACAACGGCGCGAAGAACGAAGATGAAGTTGCTCAACTCATGATTGGCCCCGGTGATACCAAGAAGGGAAAAGCGTATGAGTTGAAGAGCAAGCTGAACCAGTACACAGAGTTTCTGAATGGGTTGGTACAGCAGCATAACTTGAGAGGAATCCAGGCATTCTCGCCCCTAGCGTTGGATGCGAAAGAAGATCCGATCACGAAGAAAGATAAAGAACAGAAAAGCAAAGATTTTGCTCAACTGAACTTTGAATCTACACCGATGGTAGCTGCCCTGGCGGTATTGACCGACAAGCAAAGCAAAGTAGCTACGTACGAAGCCACGGTTTTGAATGCCCTGGCCGCAGAAGTAGGTGCTACGGACATCAAACTGGGTCAGCTGATTCCGATGGCGCGTGCAGAATCTCGCGTAGTGGCTGCTGGCACGAAATATCGCGCTGAGATGTTCATCTCAGGTGTTATGCGCGGTGCCAACCCGGTAATGCGCTATGAAGGTAAGCCTTTGGAAGTAGACAGCCGTGGTGTCGGTGTCATTGAGTTCACCGCTGCAGGTGGCAACTACGATGCCGATGACAAATTGGAAAAGACGTGGACGGCAGAAATCGTAGCGCCCGATCCGGTAACAGGTAAGGACTCGGTTTACAAACTCACAGAGAAGTACATTGTAGCTAAGCCGGTAATGCAGATCCAGTCGGCTTCTGTACAAGCCTTGTACCGCAACTGCGGCAACGACCTGAGCGTACAGGTTCCAGCACTGGGTGCCACTTACGATCCTTCTTTCAACGTAAAAGGTGGTTCGTCCATCAAAGGCGGCAAGAAAGGTGAAGTAGTAGTCATCCCGACCGAGAAGAGTGTAACCCTGACCGTCAGCAGCGGTGGTAGTGTGATCGGTAGCCAGGAATTTAACGTACGTCCTGTACCGAAGCCTGAAATCGTTCCTTACGTAGGGAACCGCCCTGCCAACGTCAAAATTGGTGAAAACGGTTGCCCTCGTTCTATCACGATGCAAGCGATTCCGGACGACGATTTCAAAGCTCAGCTGCCGAAAGAAGCACGCTACGGTGTAACTGCATACGAAGTAACGCTGGCACGTGGCAAGCGCGGCCTCGGTAAAGTTGACTCACGTGGCCCTCAAGTTGACCTGTCTTCATTGGCTGCCAAGGCTCAGCCTGGCGACCGCCTGGTAATCGAAGTGAAAGAAGTGAAGCGGAGAAACTTCCAGGACAAAGTAGAAGATATCAACATCGGCACGTCTAGCTCAATCATTAACATTCCGATTAACTAA
- the gldN gene encoding gliding motility protein GldN, which translates to MKNWWKIALGAALTTSLSVTSYGQDASDYGEDGYNHNSVHPIHQSDQMYRMGIWRRINLKNKVNAPFFAQGNEITKIIIDAVKEGRLVPYQNDSLKSTMTREEFVQKITMEDEGLDADAGLSDDLGFGDGGFFEGDAAAPAVAASNEYFPQDLYLMELREDLIFDKTRSRMYYDILALSMILPAEKTAKGIDEPIATFRFKDLVEVFEQTPNAKWYNTYNRAEDKQLADAFELRLFHSYIIKMSNPRDQQLTDIYNSDALAGMIASQQMEHKIIEWENDLWDY; encoded by the coding sequence ATGAAAAATTGGTGGAAAATTGCCTTAGGTGCTGCATTGACGACAAGTCTATCCGTGACGAGTTACGGCCAAGATGCGTCTGACTATGGAGAAGATGGCTACAACCATAATTCGGTTCACCCGATTCACCAGTCGGATCAAATGTACCGGATGGGCATCTGGCGTCGGATAAATTTGAAAAACAAGGTGAATGCTCCCTTCTTTGCACAAGGCAACGAGATCACCAAAATTATCATCGATGCTGTAAAAGAAGGTCGGTTGGTGCCGTACCAGAACGACTCGCTAAAGAGTACAATGACGCGTGAAGAGTTCGTTCAGAAAATCACTATGGAAGACGAGGGGCTCGATGCCGATGCTGGCTTGAGCGATGACCTAGGCTTCGGCGATGGTGGTTTCTTCGAAGGAGATGCCGCAGCCCCTGCAGTGGCTGCCTCTAACGAGTACTTCCCCCAGGATCTGTACCTGATGGAATTGCGTGAGGATCTCATCTTTGACAAGACGCGCTCTCGGATGTACTACGACATCCTGGCCTTGTCAATGATTCTGCCGGCAGAAAAAACTGCCAAAGGCATCGATGAGCCAATCGCTACGTTCCGTTTTAAAGACTTGGTCGAAGTGTTCGAGCAAACGCCAAACGCCAAGTGGTACAACACGTACAACCGCGCGGAAGACAAGCAACTGGCAGATGCGTTCGAGTTGCGTCTGTTCCATTCTTATATCATTAAGATGTCGAACCCCCGCGATCAGCAGTTGACAGATATTTACAACTCTGATGCGCTAGCAGGTATGATTGCTTCCCAGCAGATGGAGCACAAAATCATCGAATGGGAAAACGACCTGTGGGACTATTGA
- the uvrC gene encoding excinuclease ABC subunit UvrC, protein MDRLKRLKEKIRTLPHEPGVYKYYNKDEKLIYVGKAKDLRKRVSSYFTKQEGVDRKTRRLVSQIERIDYTVVSTEFDALLLENNLIKENQPKYNILLRDDKTYPFICVTDEHFPRIYPTRNLDKESCAKFFGPYASIRTMNTLLELLKKLYTFRTCRYDLSPQNIEVGKFKVCLEYHIGNCKGPCEGLQEEEHYDQQVEQAVSIIKGNLGPARQYFKNRMQELAGALQFEEAQRMKERLELLENYQSRSVVVNPDLGDLDVYTISVHEDRAFVNYLKLANGMVIQSHNLEAKKKLDETESDILAMVIFELHHQQVEPTREILTNVEVELDMPGVSFHVPQRGDKKKLIELSLKNVLYFRRDKMRQQESTPPKRNERVLQKLQIDLRLTEIPDHIECFDNSNMQGTNPVAAMVCFKHGYAAKKEYRHFNIKTVVGANDFASMHEIVHRRYHRLLEEEEPLPQLIIIDGGKGQLSAACDALKELGLYGKIAIVGIAKRLEEIYFPEDPYPLHIDKKSESLLLIQRIRDEAHRFAIEFHRKKRNKAGLKLEATNIRGIGKKTIDKIYANFRSLNHIEAKDRTKLEALIGRQKADYVFDYLSTKKESQT, encoded by the coding sequence ATGGATCGTTTGAAACGACTGAAAGAAAAAATTCGCACGCTTCCGCACGAGCCTGGTGTGTACAAATATTACAACAAAGACGAGAAGTTGATCTATGTCGGGAAGGCAAAGGATTTGCGCAAGCGCGTCAGCAGTTACTTCACCAAGCAGGAGGGCGTCGACCGCAAAACGCGGCGGCTGGTCAGTCAGATTGAACGCATCGACTACACCGTAGTTTCTACCGAGTTCGATGCGCTGCTCCTAGAGAACAACCTGATCAAGGAGAATCAGCCGAAGTACAACATCTTGTTGCGTGATGACAAGACGTATCCTTTCATTTGCGTGACCGACGAACATTTTCCGCGCATCTATCCCACTCGTAATCTGGATAAAGAGAGTTGCGCCAAGTTTTTTGGGCCTTATGCCAGCATACGTACCATGAATACGCTGCTGGAGCTGCTCAAAAAGCTGTATACCTTCCGTACCTGCCGTTATGATCTGAGTCCGCAAAACATCGAAGTGGGAAAGTTTAAGGTTTGCCTGGAGTACCACATCGGCAACTGCAAAGGACCGTGCGAAGGATTGCAGGAGGAGGAGCACTATGACCAACAGGTAGAGCAGGCAGTCAGCATCATCAAAGGAAACCTGGGACCGGCACGGCAATATTTCAAAAATCGGATGCAAGAGTTGGCCGGCGCGTTGCAGTTCGAAGAAGCACAGCGGATGAAAGAGCGCCTTGAGTTACTCGAAAACTACCAAAGCCGGTCGGTGGTAGTTAATCCTGATCTGGGAGATCTGGATGTCTACACCATCTCGGTGCACGAAGACCGGGCGTTCGTCAATTACCTAAAACTCGCTAACGGGATGGTGATCCAGTCACATAATTTGGAAGCCAAGAAGAAGCTGGACGAAACGGAGAGCGATATTTTGGCAATGGTCATTTTTGAGTTGCATCACCAGCAGGTCGAACCCACGCGCGAAATTCTTACCAACGTAGAGGTGGAGCTGGACATGCCGGGCGTATCGTTTCATGTACCACAGCGAGGCGATAAGAAAAAGCTCATTGAGTTGTCGTTAAAGAATGTTCTCTATTTCCGTCGCGATAAGATGCGCCAGCAGGAAAGCACGCCTCCGAAACGAAACGAGCGGGTGTTGCAAAAGCTGCAAATCGATTTGCGACTGACGGAAATTCCTGATCACATCGAATGCTTTGACAACTCAAACATGCAGGGGACCAATCCGGTAGCGGCCATGGTGTGCTTCAAGCACGGTTACGCCGCCAAAAAAGAATACCGGCATTTTAATATCAAAACCGTTGTTGGAGCCAACGATTTCGCGTCGATGCACGAGATTGTCCACAGGCGGTATCACCGTTTGCTGGAAGAAGAAGAGCCCTTACCGCAATTGATCATCATTGACGGAGGAAAGGGACAGCTAAGTGCCGCTTGTGACGCCCTGAAGGAGTTGGGACTCTACGGAAAAATTGCCATCGTCGGTATTGCCAAGCGCTTGGAAGAGATCTATTTCCCGGAAGATCCGTATCCGCTGCACATTGATAAAAAGTCGGAATCCCTGCTGCTTATTCAGCGAATCCGTGATGAAGCTCACCGCTTTGCGATCGAATTTCACCGAAAAAAACGAAACAAGGCCGGTCTTAAACTAGAGGCGACCAATATTCGTGGGATTGGCAAAAAGACGATCGATAAGATCTACGCTAACTTTCGATCCCTAAACCACATTGAAGCCAAAGACCGGACTAAGCTCGAAGCTTTGATAGGGCGGCAGAAAGCCGATTATGTTTTTGACTACCTATCAACGAAAAAGGAGAGCCAAACGTAG
- a CDS encoding AI-2E family transporter: MMKIKLPLYAQVVLILIGITILVSFLDVAKSLLAPLAFSLLFALLLLPVCSRLERWRFPRSLAIVISLLLVIAVVGGIIFVFSNQILHFRSEIPELTEKFNEYVDSIQSYIETRFGIESEAQSQYLKDSAMEVASSSGRILSSTAGATTNTLAAAALVPIFFFFLLYYRDFFKEFLYRLFRPEHHSTLGEVLNHIKELIQSYITGLLTVIFIISMLNSVGLLVLGVRHAFFFGFLAGVLNIIPYVGVFIGSLLPIAYALVTMESPWYAVGVAAIFWFVQFAEGNFITPNIVGSKVSLNPLTSIVALLIGAMIWGPTGMILSIPFTAMLKVILDYIPGYRPLGFVMGEPEVERKRAPKDQAPDHTPPPPDATEVVVYEKKQSTT; encoded by the coding sequence ATGATGAAAATAAAACTCCCGCTCTATGCTCAAGTTGTCCTGATTTTGATCGGAATTACGATTCTGGTCTCGTTTCTGGACGTCGCCAAATCACTACTGGCTCCCCTGGCATTCTCTCTTCTGTTTGCACTTCTACTGCTGCCGGTGTGCAGCCGCCTGGAACGGTGGCGTTTCCCGCGCTCGCTAGCAATCGTCATTAGCCTTCTGCTCGTAATTGCGGTCGTTGGCGGCATTATTTTCGTCTTCTCTAATCAAATTTTGCACTTCCGCAGCGAAATTCCGGAGCTGACCGAAAAATTTAATGAATACGTAGATAGCATTCAGAGCTACATTGAAACGCGTTTTGGCATTGAGTCGGAAGCTCAAAGTCAATACCTGAAAGACAGCGCGATGGAGGTTGCCAGTTCCAGTGGGCGCATCCTTTCCAGCACGGCGGGGGCTACCACCAATACCCTGGCTGCCGCGGCCCTTGTCCCGATCTTCTTTTTCTTTCTGCTGTATTACCGCGACTTTTTCAAAGAGTTTCTGTACCGTTTGTTCAGACCCGAGCACCACAGCACATTAGGCGAAGTGCTTAATCACATCAAAGAGCTGATTCAGAGTTACATCACGGGACTGCTGACGGTCATCTTTATCATCAGCATGCTGAATTCGGTTGGGTTGCTGGTCTTGGGTGTGCGCCATGCTTTCTTTTTCGGTTTTTTGGCGGGGGTGCTCAACATCATTCCGTATGTGGGGGTATTTATCGGGTCGCTGTTGCCCATTGCTTACGCGCTGGTCACGATGGAGTCTCCCTGGTATGCCGTAGGCGTAGCCGCCATTTTCTGGTTTGTACAGTTCGCCGAAGGCAACTTCATCACGCCTAACATTGTAGGCTCTAAGGTAAGTCTGAATCCGCTGACGTCGATTGTGGCGTTGCTGATTGGCGCCATGATCTGGGGACCGACCGGGATGATTCTCTCCATTCCGTTTACGGCCATGCTTAAGGTAATTCTCGACTACATTCCCGGGTACCGTCCGTTAGGCTTTGTGATGGGCGAGCCGGAAGTGGAACGAAAGCGCGCACCGAAAGATCAGGCTCCCGACCATACACCACCGCCCCCCGACGCCACGGAGGTGGTGGTCTACGAGAAAAAACAGAGTACAACTTAA
- a CDS encoding TerC family protein: MQHLLTTDALVSLLTLTLLEIVLGIDNIIFISILAGKLPESQQGRARTLGLFAAMGTRILLLLGIAWIIGLKADLFTVFGIGFSGRDLILLAGGMFLIAKSVSEIHGKLEGQDESVQSNRKVISMGAVIVQIMLIDIVFSFDSILTAVGLAEHVEIMIAAVIIAIGIMMLFSKAVSDFVHRNPTIKMLALSFLILIGFLLVVEAFDVHVEKGYVYFAMAFALIVEILNMRLRKNDGKIELKNSTLPSVETPVHEKPNA; the protein is encoded by the coding sequence ATGCAACACCTTCTCACTACCGATGCGCTTGTTAGTCTGTTGACGCTTACGCTCCTGGAAATTGTCCTGGGCATCGATAATATCATCTTTATCTCCATTTTGGCGGGCAAGCTTCCCGAAAGTCAGCAAGGCCGCGCCCGGACGCTGGGTCTGTTTGCGGCCATGGGCACCCGCATCTTGTTGCTGCTCGGTATCGCCTGGATTATTGGCCTGAAGGCGGATTTGTTCACCGTGTTCGGCATTGGTTTCAGCGGGCGCGATCTGATCCTGTTGGCGGGAGGGATGTTTCTGATCGCCAAGTCTGTTTCGGAAATTCACGGCAAGCTGGAAGGACAGGACGAAAGCGTACAATCCAACCGCAAAGTCATTAGTATGGGCGCAGTTATTGTGCAGATCATGTTGATCGACATCGTCTTTTCGTTCGACTCCATTCTGACGGCGGTAGGGCTGGCCGAGCACGTCGAGATCATGATTGCGGCGGTGATCATCGCCATTGGCATCATGATGCTTTTTTCCAAGGCGGTCAGCGATTTTGTCCACCGGAATCCTACCATCAAAATGCTGGCGCTTTCGTTTCTGATTCTGATCGGCTTCCTACTGGTCGTAGAAGCTTTCGACGTCCATGTGGAAAAGGGCTACGTCTATTTTGCCATGGCGTTTGCGTTGATCGTAGAGATTCTGAACATGCGTCTACGCAAAAACGACGGCAAGATCGAGCTGAAGAACTCGACCTTGCCGTCGGTAGAAACGCCTGTGCACGAAAAGCCGAACGCTTAA
- the asnS gene encoding asparagine--tRNA ligase produces the protein MQRIKIKELLNSPQYVEQMVTVKGWVRTRRSNKNVSFVALNDGSVIHNLQLVVDPAHISEAILKDITTGACISATGTLVPSQGSGQSVELQVQALTILGKADADKYPLQPKRHSLEFLREIAHLRPRTNTFSAVFRVRHALAFAVHKFFNDRGFFYIHTPIITASDAEGAGEMFRVSTLDPTRLPKTPEGAIDYAEDFFGRETNLTVSGQLEGELFAMALSEIYTFGPTFRAENSNTARHLAEFWMIEPEMAFYDLTDNMNLAEDFLKYLINYALEHCADDLDFLNKRALEEDKNKKKEEQSELSLLERLHFVVDNPFERLTYTQAIEILRNSKPNKKGKFQFPIEGWGTDLQSEHERYLVEKHFKKPVILTDYPKEIKSFYMKQNDDGKTVGAMDVLFPGIGEIIGGSQREEDYDKLVQRMREMHVPEDTLWWYLETRKFGTTPHSGFGLGFERLVQFVTGMGNIRDVIPFPRTPKNAEF, from the coding sequence ATGCAACGGATCAAGATCAAAGAGTTACTGAACTCACCTCAGTATGTAGAACAGATGGTAACAGTGAAAGGCTGGGTACGCACCCGTCGGAGCAACAAAAATGTATCGTTTGTGGCTCTGAACGACGGCTCGGTGATTCACAACCTGCAACTGGTGGTCGATCCGGCGCACATTTCCGAGGCTATTCTGAAAGACATTACCACGGGGGCGTGCATCAGCGCGACCGGAACCCTGGTGCCCTCGCAGGGCAGCGGCCAGTCCGTAGAACTTCAGGTGCAAGCGCTGACCATACTGGGCAAAGCCGACGCGGACAAATACCCACTCCAGCCCAAACGCCACAGCCTGGAATTTCTGCGCGAAATCGCCCACCTCCGTCCCCGCACCAACACATTCAGTGCGGTGTTCCGGGTGCGGCATGCGTTGGCGTTTGCGGTGCACAAGTTCTTTAACGACCGAGGTTTCTTCTACATTCATACGCCCATCATCACGGCATCCGATGCGGAAGGTGCAGGAGAGATGTTCCGCGTATCGACCCTCGACCCCACCCGCCTGCCCAAGACGCCCGAAGGCGCTATCGATTATGCAGAAGATTTTTTTGGTCGTGAAACCAACCTGACGGTTTCCGGGCAGTTAGAGGGCGAGCTGTTCGCCATGGCCCTGTCAGAAATCTATACGTTCGGTCCCACCTTCCGCGCCGAAAACTCAAACACGGCCCGTCACCTAGCCGAGTTCTGGATGATCGAACCGGAAATGGCCTTCTATGACCTGACGGACAACATGAATCTGGCCGAAGACTTTCTGAAGTACCTGATCAACTATGCGCTCGAGCACTGCGCCGACGACCTGGACTTCCTGAACAAGCGCGCCCTGGAGGAAGACAAAAACAAGAAGAAAGAAGAACAGAGCGAACTTTCGTTGCTTGAACGGCTCCACTTTGTTGTAGACAACCCGTTCGAGCGGCTGACGTACACGCAAGCCATCGAGATTTTGCGCAATTCTAAGCCGAATAAGAAAGGAAAGTTTCAGTTCCCGATCGAAGGGTGGGGGACCGATCTGCAATCAGAACACGAACGCTATCTGGTCGAGAAGCATTTTAAAAAGCCCGTCATCCTGACCGATTATCCGAAAGAAATCAAGTCGTTTTATATGAAACAGAACGACGACGGCAAGACCGTAGGCGCCATGGACGTACTGTTTCCGGGTATCGGGGAAATCATCGGGGGCTCGCAACGGGAAGAAGACTACGACAAGCTGGTGCAACGCATGCGCGAAATGCACGTGCCGGAAGATACGCTCTGGTGGTACCTAGAAACCCGGAAATTCGGTACTACGCCTCACAGTGGCTTCGGCTTGGGCTTTGAGCGCCTTGTGCAGTTCGTGACCGGAATGGGCAACATCCGCGACGTAATTCCTTTCCCCCGAACTCCCAAAAACGCGGAGTTCTAA
- a CDS encoding carboxypeptidase-like regulatory domain-containing protein, which yields MKNLPLHFLFAILLLGAGQHAWAQGETRPVQFTGLVVSGDESFGVPGVHLYIPKAGRGTTTNQFGYFSMPVLPGDSVIISAVAYKRQYYIVPEDDERQSVSVIIYLRPDTTMLPVVEVFPYPTEELFKEAFLALELPETDLERMRRNLDEKVLARMFYESEMDASMNYTNYQNQSYNQMHNRNFAPTLQLTNPFAWARFIQSIKRGDLKRKEWQKD from the coding sequence TTGAAAAATTTACCATTACATTTCCTTTTTGCCATTCTTCTTCTGGGCGCCGGGCAGCACGCATGGGCACAGGGCGAAACCCGCCCGGTCCAGTTTACTGGGCTGGTGGTTAGCGGAGACGAATCGTTCGGCGTGCCGGGGGTTCATTTGTACATTCCCAAAGCGGGCCGCGGCACCACTACCAACCAGTTTGGTTACTTTTCGATGCCCGTGTTGCCGGGCGATAGCGTGATCATCAGCGCCGTTGCGTACAAACGGCAGTACTACATTGTGCCCGAAGACGACGAGCGGCAGAGTGTCTCGGTCATCATCTACCTTCGTCCGGATACGACCATGCTGCCTGTGGTAGAGGTGTTTCCGTACCCGACCGAAGAGTTGTTCAAGGAAGCTTTTCTGGCGCTTGAATTGCCCGAAACGGATCTGGAGCGCATGCGGCGAAATCTGGATGAGAAGGTGCTGGCCCGGATGTTCTATGAGTCCGAGATGGACGCCAGCATGAACTACACCAACTACCAGAACCAGAGCTACAACCAGATGCACAACCGGAACTTCGCGCCGACGCTGCAACTGACCAACCCCTTTGCCTGGGCTCGATTTATCCAATCCATCAAACGAGGCGACCTCAAGCGGAAAGAGTGGCAGAAGGATTGA
- a CDS encoding ArsR/SmtB family transcription factor: MRLKHINISFGVQLFKAFSDESRVRIIHLLYQNKEMCISDLEMVLEFTQTKTSRHLIYLKSAGLASSRKVDQWVYYYLKDEVLDMVNQLLKYVEKDQVLQKDLEIYQILYSNRELAANRLHNRRWL, from the coding sequence ATGAGGCTCAAGCACATCAACATTTCTTTCGGGGTTCAGCTTTTCAAAGCGTTCAGCGACGAATCGCGCGTACGCATCATTCACCTTCTGTACCAGAACAAGGAAATGTGCATTTCGGACCTGGAGATGGTGCTTGAGTTCACCCAAACCAAGACATCACGGCACCTGATCTACCTGAAAAGCGCAGGGCTGGCCAGTTCGCGCAAAGTCGATCAATGGGTCTATTACTACCTGAAGGACGAAGTGCTCGACATGGTCAATCAATTGCTGAAGTATGTAGAAAAAGATCAGGTCCTACAGAAAGATCTGGAGATTTACCAGATTCTCTATTCAAATCGCGAATTGGCTGCCAACCGCCTGCACAACCGTCGCTGGCTATAA
- a CDS encoding YjjG family noncanonical pyrimidine nucleotidase, with the protein MLRYQHLFFDLDHTLWDFDRNSADTLRELFHEFRIADLCTASCEVFIERYRIANELIWEQYRQDLITKEVLRDIRFQKVLTELGVAEKDHPPAMGSEYLRRCPTKTSLLPYTHEVLQYLLGQGYVLHILTNGFEDTQRIKLEGAQLRAYFTHVVTSESCGFKKPHECYFRYALTTTQAHPAHCLMIGDSLEADILGAQRMNLDTVYVNFAQSPHDAAPTYEVACLSELMQIL; encoded by the coding sequence ATGCTACGCTATCAACATCTTTTTTTCGATTTAGACCACACCCTCTGGGACTTCGACCGCAACTCGGCCGATACCCTCCGGGAGCTTTTCCACGAATTTCGGATCGCCGACTTGTGTACCGCCTCGTGCGAGGTGTTCATTGAACGGTACCGTATCGCCAACGAACTCATCTGGGAACAATACCGCCAGGACCTGATTACGAAAGAGGTGCTGCGCGACATCCGTTTCCAGAAAGTCCTGACCGAACTGGGCGTTGCCGAGAAAGACCATCCCCCTGCCATGGGAAGCGAATACCTGCGCCGCTGTCCGACAAAAACTTCGCTGCTGCCGTACACCCACGAGGTGTTGCAATACCTGCTGGGTCAGGGCTATGTCTTGCACATCCTGACCAACGGTTTTGAAGACACGCAACGCATCAAACTGGAAGGCGCTCAGCTGCGGGCGTATTTTACCCACGTGGTCACGTCCGAGTCGTGCGGCTTCAAAAAGCCACACGAATGCTATTTCCGCTACGCGCTCACCACAACGCAGGCGCATCCCGCTCATTGCCTAATGATTGGCGATAGCCTGGAAGCGGACATTCTGGGCGCACAGCGCATGAACCTGGATACGGTCTACGTAAATTTTGCCCAATCGCCACACGATGCCGCTCCTACATACGAAGTGGCCTGCCTGTCTGAATTGATGCAGATTCTTTAG